The Candidatus Poribacteria bacterium DNA segment AGCTGGCGGATCGCCGCCGGACGGTAGACGTCCGCTGCGACCAGCAGGGGCGACTTGCCTTCCTTCTGAACCCGTTTGGCGAGCTTGGCGCACGCGGTCGTTTTGCCAGCACCGTTCAAGCCCACCATCAGGATGATCTGCGTTCCCGACGGCGCGACGCGCAGCTTCTCAGACTGCTCGCCCATCACGGCGGTCAGCTCTTCGCTGACGATCCTGAGAACCTGCATCTCCGGCGTCAGACTGCCGAGGACTTCCTGCCCGACGGCGCGTTCCTGCACGCGCTTCACAAAGTCGCGCGCGACGCGGAAGTTGACGTCGGCTTCGAGAAGCGCCAGGCGCACTTCGCGCAACACGTCACCGATGTTCTTGTCGGTGAGTCGTCCGCGCCCGCTCAGTTCCTTGAAGGCGCGCTGCAGCTTCTCGTTGAGTGTTTCGAACACTTGGGAGCCCCAGACGACGGGCACGATGCGACACCGCACGCCGAATGCGCAACCAGTGATGTTATCGTGACGGCTGTTGGGAAGTCAAAACCAACGCGGGTTCGTTAGTCGTTCTCATCGTCATCGGGCCCGTCGCCGTCGAGGAGACCGAACGGGTCGTTTTTCATGATTTCGTCGAGGACGACGGTCGCGTAGCTGCCGCTGGGAAGTCGGAACGACACGAGCAGGTCGTCGTTGTCCAGCGTCTCCAGATGCGGTTCCGCCAGCGGGATTCGGAGATGCCTTCGCTGTCCGCGCAGGTCTCGGAACACGGACGCCATCGTGTTCGGGTCGAAGCCTTCCTCGCGCAGGATGGCGGCTTCCGCCTCGCCGGGTTCACCTTGGGCCCGGAGCATCGACCTACCGTAGAGTGGGCCCGACGGGCTCACTTCGAAGGCGTCCGCTCTGGGTTGTTCCACGGCGGCGGACTCGACGATGAACGCCGCGCCGCCCTGATGCTTGACGGCGACGTCGCCGTCGAGCATCGTGCCGATGTCGGGCATCCGGCGCGCCAGTACGCGATTGAACAGGGCTGATTGATACGCCGAAGTGAAAAGACGGCGCATCCGACTGTGCATCTCGCCGAACGCGGCTTGCCAGCTTATGCCTCTCACGAGCGCGCCCAAGACCTTCCGCTCTTCGCGGAACCGGGGCATAGGAAAGAGGCGGCGAGCCAGGTTGAAGTCGCCTTCGTCGAAGGCTTGTCGCGCCTCTCGCAGCGCATCGACTTCAAACGGAAGCGGGTTCCCGAGGTAAGCCCGCGCGGCTCCTTCCCAGTCGTGCAACAGCATCGCCCGTCCGATGACGTGGGCGTTCCGCCGCGCGCTGAACCGCTGCATTCCGAAGAAGTTCGGTACTCCCAGCCTCGAGAGCCGCTCGATCGTCGCGCTGGCATGCGCGTGCGCGCCTGCCTCGGGTCTGCGGATGTGAACACGGAACCGGTTCCCGGCGAGGTGTCCGATGCGAAGCTTGTTGTGGTGGTAGTCTGCCGCCAGTACGCGCATGCGCGGGATCGAGAGCTCAAGGGCATCGTTGCGGTCGACGCCCTCCACGGAGATTCGCTGCACCGTCACCGCGCGCGTGTCCTTGAGCCCGGCGTACCCAACGGTCGAGGGAGAGATACCGAGGGCTTGAGCCACGCGCTGAATGGCTTCGAACGTGGACAGCCCATGCTTCTCGATGGTCAGGTAGGTGTGGTTCCCTTCGCCAGCGGGCTCATACAGAGGGACTTCCTCGACGACGAAGTCCTCGGGTCTCTGCTTGAGGACTCCCCCGGTTCCCGGGATGTCAGCCGTCAGATAGGGCGCGCGCGACAGCCTGCGGAACGTCTCTGGGTTCGCCACGTTCACTCGAACTCGATCGGGATCGCGCGCGATGCCTCCGGCGGCTTCGGAAGGCTCAGTCGGAGCACGCC contains these protein-coding regions:
- the truD gene encoding tRNA pseudouridine(13) synthase TruD, with translation MARDPDRVRVNVANPETFRRLSRAPYLTADIPGTGGVLKQRPEDFVVEEVPLYEPAGEGNHTYLTIEKHGLSTFEAIQRVAQALGISPSTVGYAGLKDTRAVTVQRISVEGVDRNDALELSIPRMRVLAADYHHNKLRIGHLAGNRFRVHIRRPEAGAHAHASATIERLSRLGVPNFFGMQRFSARRNAHVIGRAMLLHDWEGAARAYLGNPLPFEVDALREARQAFDEGDFNLARRLFPMPRFREERKVLGALVRGISWQAAFGEMHSRMRRLFTSAYQSALFNRVLARRMPDIGTMLDGDVAVKHQGGAAFIVESAAVEQPRADAFEVSPSGPLYGRSMLRAQGEPGEAEAAILREEGFDPNTMASVFRDLRGQRRHLRIPLAEPHLETLDNDDLLVSFRLPSGSYATVVLDEIMKNDPFGLLDGDGPDDDEND